Below is a genomic region from Methanococcus vannielii SB.
TGGAGACCCTTGTTTTAGCGGGCTTTTAAAAACTGTTCTGGATTTTGATTTTATTAAAAAAGAGGATATTGAAGTGATTTCAGGAATTTCTTCGATTCAATATGCTGCTTCGAAGTTGAAAATTTCTTCGGAAGATTATCGAATTTTAACCCTTCATGGAAAAGAAGAAAATTTAAAAAAGTTACTTGAATGCGTAAAAAATAAAGAAAAAGTGATTTTTTTACCAAATAATATAAAAAGAGAACTTGGATATTTGATCAATAATGGAGTTTCAAAGGATATAACTGCAACAATTCTTGAAAATTTATCGTATGATAATGAAAAAATAGTTACTGGCCCGATATGCAATTTAATTAATGAAAACTATTCATATCTTTTAGTATGTGTAATTAACTAACTTAATTTAAGTAAATTGATTAAGTAAAAATAGTAAAATAGGGGAAATTTTGAAAAAAATAATTTTGATTGCAATTTTACTGAATGTAATATTTTTAACCGGGTTTTCAGGGTGCATTGAAAAAAATTATAGTTCTGCAGAAATTATTAAAAATAGCCCGTATCCTGAATTTTTATACGTTAACAATAATGCGTTAAAGCTTTTTTTAAACGAAACTTCTAAAAAGGAGCTATCAGACTATTTTTTCATGATTTTTGAAGGGGCATACATAAATACTGAAAAACCAGATGAAATTGCGTTAAAAACGCCACTTTGGGTTTTTGGAAGCCTGTTTCAGGGCGAAAACATAAAATCAGAACAGGGTTTTATATTCCTAAATTCAAATTACGTTTCAAAGCCCGTAACTAATTTCAGCTATCCAACACAGTATAACGACATAGTTTACCACGGCAAAAATAAAACTATTCTATTTGAAATAAATAGTGATTACAGTAATTTTGCAGTTTTTATGGAAGATAATATAGAAAACAGACGTTTACTCAAAAATATTAGCGAAATTGGTGGAAAAAAGATTAAAAATAAAGATATTATTGAATATAATAAAGTAATTCAGGGAACGTATTTTATAGATACTAAAGAATTTTCCTTTGAATTTATTTTTGAATTAATAGA
It encodes:
- a CDS encoding cobalt-precorrin-7 (C(5))-methyltransferase — protein: MWVTYGLIVIYCKINTEDGNMIYIVGIGPGNRNYITIEALNTVKNSEVVIGSKRALKNFEINGEVIELTKNLKLELYNFLKEHLKTGNKKNVSILSTGDPCFSGLLKTVLDFDFIKKEDIEVISGISSIQYAASKLKISSEDYRILTLHGKEENLKKLLECVKNKEKVIFLPNNIKRELGYLINNGVSKDITATILENLSYDNEKIVTGPICNLINENYSYLLVCVIN